The Canis aureus isolate CA01 chromosome 24, VMU_Caureus_v.1.0, whole genome shotgun sequence genome includes a window with the following:
- the LOC144295913 gene encoding uncharacterized protein LOC144295913: protein MTREQEVVEISWRSKKEHFKKNGVSYSDLVKPWFMLRWRPSLSLGQSLGPPVVSVNLFCVVAGETARQNKTFIPWIFFNSSLNTLNYANMRISSMAAE, encoded by the exons ATGACTAGAGAACAGGAAGTAGTGGAAATATCATGGAGGTCAAAGAAAGAGCATTTCAAGAAGAATGGAG TTAGTTACTCAGATCTCGTCAAACCCTGGTTTATGTTGCGCTGGAGACCATCTCTCTCTTTGGGACAGTCTCTGGGGCCTCCTGTGGTCTCTGTAAACCTCTTTTGTGTGGTag CTGGAGAAACAGCAAGACAGAATAAGACATTTATTCCCTGGATCTTCTTTAATAGTTCCCTGAATACTCTTAATTATGCCAATATGAG